Genomic segment of Gloeocapsa sp. PCC 7428:
GCTGAAATTAAATATTTATAAGCAACAGATTCAAACGTATAAATTTCGCTCTTTGACAAAGATTTTTTCCATCCATCTATGCGATCAGTTATTGCTTCTTTATCAATATTGCTATGTAAATTGCCATATCGTTCAGGAACTACATATTTTTGGCTTACCTCTAGATTGCCTTGATAAATAACACCTAAAAAAACACATAGCAATTTAACAGTTTCCTCTGGACAATTAACTAATTCTTCATAGTATATGGTGGTTGTATCTTTTGGATATTTATTGCTAAGTTGTTTTAGTAAACTTATAGTTGTACACCAGCGTTTTGCTCCTTTATAAGGATCTGTTTCAAATGGTTTGCCAGTAACTGAGTATATGCTATTTTTTTGCGAGTTAAAAACTCCTCTTCCATCTCGGATAATTCCAATAAATTTAGAATTTGGAAACATTGATTTCATTTTCTCAAATTCTGATAAATAGTAAATATGCTTTAATCCAAATAGTTTTGCTTTTGGAAAGTTCTTTTCTTTGTAAACTGTACATATAGATAAAATAAAATCTTCTACACTAACTGGTAAACTTGGTTGAACAAATTGAATTATTTCCTCGGCATGAATTTGCCAATCATTAAACTTTGCATCTTTATATAAAACATTGATTATTGTGTGTAAATCTTGCTCGTTTTCTATTAGCTCCTTAGAATAGTTTGTTAAAATAACTTTAATGAAATTACTTTCTGGGGGCAAAGCTATGTCCGCAAATTTAACTAGCAAATTTGCCAGCAAAGTAGAGCCGGATCTTGGTTCAAAAACAATAAAGAAAGGACAATTAATTAAATTATTTATGTTCATAAATGGTTTATCTTAATTATTTTTTAGCAGTTACCAAGTAGCCTGTTGTTATAAAGTCTGAAGGAATAAGTTTGGATAACAACAAATTAAAAGGAATAAAAACATAAGAAGAAATAATTAAAAATGGTGCAATTATTTTAGTAAGTTTTTTCTTCTCTTTAACTAATCTTATAATTAATACATAAATAGCATCTGCCCATGAATTTCTTTCAATAATATTTAAATCTCTAAAGTCCTTTAATAATATTTTTAAACCATACTTTGTGAATCTGTAATAATCGTAAGGACGACAATGAATAGGAAAAATAAAAGGAACTGTCAAAATTAATTTACCATTTTGTTTTAATAAAGTGTGAATTTGTTCAATAGCTAAGTGAGGTGCACTAACATGTTCAAGAACTTCACAAATAACAATAAAATCAAAAAAATCCTTACAATTAAAATTGTGAGTACATATATCTCCTACAATATCGGGTTTAGTTCGCTCGTCGATATCAAAAGAAACTATTTGAAAATCCTTTTTCTGAGCATATTTTTTTAATAAAAAACCTATATCTCCTCCTGCACCAATATTCAAAACTTTTTCTTTTGCTTGAATTTGATCGAACTCATTTTCTAAAAAGCTGTAAATGCCTTTCCGAGATATCTTCTTGGAAATGTTGTTAGCATAACTATGAGAATTTGTCGATATCTTTTGAAGCATATATTAATTCCTTAATTTTGTTTTAATTTACATTGACCAGATTTAAAAGCTAGCTTCCTCAAAACTTAAGGATAAAAATTCGGCTGGGTAGAGTAATGATTTTCCTGTAGTTTCTTTGTGAAAAACTGAAGAATACGTTCAGCACGCTGTTCCCAGGTATAGTATTGAACATCTTGGAAGGCTTGTTCTGCAAGGGATTTACCCATTTGGGGATTAATAAGTAATTCTTCTACAGCTTGCTTAAATGATTGAGGACAATCGGGTTCAGCTAAGAGGGCATTTTTCTTATGTTGTAGAACAGTAGTAATATTTGGTAGGGCAGAAGCAACGATAGGTCTATGTGTTGCCATATATTCAAACAACTTGAGTGGTGAAGTTGTCGCTGACCAAACATGCTTGCCACTATTTGGCAGGATCAAAACATCACTGGCATATAGATAAGTCGGGAGTTGAGTTTGAGGTACGTGTCCAATAATTTTTACATTAAAAAGGCGATCGCGTTGACATACTTTTCGGGCTTGTTCAATATCATGTTGCCAGCCTCCTAATAATAGAAATAAACAGTTTGGCATCAACTGCGCAACCTGATAAATCGTTGGTATTCCTTTAAAGTCATACAAATGACCTGCATAGACTACTATTGGTATACTTAAAGAAAGTTGTAATTTTTGCCGAGCTTCTTCTTTTAATTGATAAGGAAGAAAATGTGTTAAATCAACACCATCATGCTCAACTATTACTTTTTCCAGAGGAAGCCCTGCTGTAACATATTCGCTTGCTAATTGTTGAGAGATCGTCACAAGTCCTAGAAAATTGCGTTTCGTCAAGGTTTGTTTTGGGAAAAAGCCATCTTTTACAGGTAAATGCCATTCGTATAAAATATTCAAGCCTAAACTTAGTGCAATTTTTGCTGCTTGCTTTGACCTAGTATAAACTAAATCAGGAGATTTCATGGCAGCATAGAATGCTGCCCAACGCGAGAAATGCTGACTGCGAAACTTGTTGCGATATTTTCGGGGAAATGGATAACTATTTCTACAAAGTAAAGGTAGTTGCGTAATTTTATATTCTTTTGTTAATCCGTACCAATTCTGAAAATCAAACCTATTGTTTTGCACAAGTGACCATAAATCACCTAAGGTAATGAGTTCAAAGTCTTCAACCTTTTGAGCAAAAGCTTGAGCCATTTTGGCAACTTGTATAGAGTTTGCTTCTTGCGAGGGTAAGTTGCCTTCTGAAATGTAGATTATTTTCAAAATTCTCTCCGAATAATCGAGCCAAACTTTTTTTGATAACTATCGTTAATCAGTGACTCAAATATTTTGTTTAAAACTTTGATATTTTGACTTATACAGAGTAATAATTCTTTCTTGCATAAATACCAAATGAACCACTAGTTTTTAAACGGTGTTTGAAAGCAAAGTCATTACCCCAACGTAGGCGTAGGAATGCATCAAATAAATCTTGTAGCTTATAAGTATATTTTTTAAACTTTCTTAAATCTAGAGCATGCGAAGATATACTTGGGATAAATCCCCAGCCAGACCATAAATCTTCTAGTGTAAGTCCTGCTGAGTTGCAGAGTATGAAAAACCCATTTGGGGTAAAGTGAAAACAAGACTGATCGTGCCAACTCTCCCAAAAACTACCTGAAGCAATTAAAGCCCCACCAGGCTTTAAAACGCGGCTAATTTCAGCAAAAGCAATAAATGGATTATAAAAATGCTCTATAGTGGCTGTCGTCAAAATGAAATCAAAACTAGAATCTTTAAAAGGAAGACGGTGTGCATCAACTAAAATATCTGCTTCAGGCGATGAGTAATCTACTGAGATTACATTTTCAATTCCTACAGAGTTAAGATAACTTCTATTACCACCAGAGCCACATCCAAGATCTAAAGCTTTTATATTTGACCCCAATTCACTTCTAATTTGAGCAATGTAATATAATATCTCTTTCTGCAATTTTGTTTGATATTTATCTCTAATCTCCTCACGCGATATGCATTTGTATTCTACTCTTGTTGCATAACCAAGGTTTTTGATTTGTTGTTCGCTCAAAAAAGGTTGTGGTATCTGAAACTCAATGCTAACTTGAGATTTATGACTAAGACAACGAAAATCTAGATTATTAGACTTTGAATCAACTTCAGCTTGATAATATTTTGTGTTGCAAACTTTACAAATTAATCCTTGAGGCTGTGGTATGAGTTCACCTTTGTCAAGTGGGCAAACTAATACTTCATCTATTAGCCTCAAATTTGAATCGTAAGAATATTTGTTTGATGAATGTAATCCGCTAGTTGTATCTTCTAATTTTTTTTGAGTAATATGCGTTGCCATTCTAGCTCTCCTATTTTATAAATAGACTGAGTAATTTATTTTTGTCAATGTATAAAAGCAAATTAAATATGAGTACGTACCCGTTGTTTTCAAAGCTAGATTTTTATATTCTGCTGAAGATTAGCATAAATTAATATGTAGAAAATTAGTAGTTTATTTTTTTATCAAAATGTGTTGTAACTATTTAGTGTTTTTTTATTATTTCCTAGAATGTTCTTTCATCATTTGAACTACCAGATGCTGTAATTTATCAATCTTGACTACTAATCCTTTAAACTTTTCACTATACTGATTGTTTATCTCTGGTTCTGATAGCAAACATCCATACTGAAAACCTAATGCTTGCGTTAATAAGAAATAAAAAGGAGCAACCATTGAACCGAAAAGTTCGATAACGATCAATTTCTGCGCAAATACTATATTTGTGAGACCAGCACCATGAGCAGCGACTACTATTTCTGCCTGTGAAAAGAGGGCTACCTGGTCAGTAAAGCTCATATTCTCTAAAGTGTATGACACAAAGCCGAGCGGAGTTAAAGCCTTTAAAACTTCCTCTTCGTTAATAACTTGACGACCTGCACTTTTTGGGCGTGATATATATATTCTTGAAGAGTAAGACTTTTTATCCTGTGATTTAGGAAGATTGCTGAGTACGCGCTGACGTAGCCAGTGACATGCTACTGGTGATATAAGGCTTTTCTCTCTACGGAAAGAGGATACTACTAGTCTTTTAATGTTAATACCAAAT
This window contains:
- a CDS encoding sulfotransferase, translated to MNINNLINCPFFIVFEPRSGSTLLANLLVKFADIALPPESNFIKVILTNYSKELIENEQDLHTIINVLYKDAKFNDWQIHAEEIIQFVQPSLPVSVEDFILSICTVYKEKNFPKAKLFGLKHIYYLSEFEKMKSMFPNSKFIGIIRDGRGVFNSQKNSIYSVTGKPFETDPYKGAKRWCTTISLLKQLSNKYPKDTTTIYYEELVNCPEETVKLLCVFLGVIYQGNLEVSQKYVVPERYGNLHSNIDKEAITDRIDGWKKSLSKSEIYTFESVAYKYLISAGYKLINNYFLLKMKRIKEVCQRSFKYILNT
- a CDS encoding class I SAM-dependent methyltransferase — its product is MATHITQKKLEDTTSGLHSSNKYSYDSNLRLIDEVLVCPLDKGELIPQPQGLICKVCNTKYYQAEVDSKSNNLDFRCLSHKSQVSIEFQIPQPFLSEQQIKNLGYATRVEYKCISREEIRDKYQTKLQKEILYYIAQIRSELGSNIKALDLGCGSGGNRSYLNSVGIENVISVDYSSPEADILVDAHRLPFKDSSFDFILTTATIEHFYNPFIAFAEISRVLKPGGALIASGSFWESWHDQSCFHFTPNGFFILCNSAGLTLEDLWSGWGFIPSISSHALDLRKFKKYTYKLQDLFDAFLRLRWGNDFAFKHRLKTSGSFGIYARKNYYSV
- a CDS encoding glycosyltransferase, which gives rise to MKIIYISEGNLPSQEANSIQVAKMAQAFAQKVEDFELITLGDLWSLVQNNRFDFQNWYGLTKEYKITQLPLLCRNSYPFPRKYRNKFRSQHFSRWAAFYAAMKSPDLVYTRSKQAAKIALSLGLNILYEWHLPVKDGFFPKQTLTKRNFLGLVTISQQLASEYVTAGLPLEKVIVEHDGVDLTHFLPYQLKEEARQKLQLSLSIPIVVYAGHLYDFKGIPTIYQVAQLMPNCLFLLLGGWQHDIEQARKVCQRDRLFNVKIIGHVPQTQLPTYLYASDVLILPNSGKHVWSATTSPLKLFEYMATHRPIVASALPNITTVLQHKKNALLAEPDCPQSFKQAVEELLINPQMGKSLAEQAFQDVQYYTWEQRAERILQFFTKKLQENHYSTQPNFYP
- a CDS encoding bifunctional 2-polyprenyl-6-hydroxyphenol methylase/3-demethylubiquinol 3-O-methyltransferase UbiG — translated: MLQKISTNSHSYANNISKKISRKGIYSFLENEFDQIQAKEKVLNIGAGGDIGFLLKKYAQKKDFQIVSFDIDERTKPDIVGDICTHNFNCKDFFDFIVICEVLEHVSAPHLAIEQIHTLLKQNGKLILTVPFIFPIHCRPYDYYRFTKYGLKILLKDFRDLNIIERNSWADAIYVLIIRLVKEKKKLTKIIAPFLIISSYVFIPFNLLLSKLIPSDFITTGYLVTAKK